The DNA sequence TGTCTTGTACTTCACCTTTCATAGGTAGCTTTATAGGTCCTTCCCTCTCCTTTTATAAACTTTTCGAAGGAACAAAATCTATTTGATTTTTGGGGTACCATGGTTTGCCTTTTTTAAAGTAGACTACTACTGTACCCCAATAACTCAATTGGTTCAACCATATATTCCTTTACTAGACTACAAAATCCATCTCTGTTCACCATTGAGTGCAATTTCATGGACCTCCTATGATCGATGGGTTACATGCAGGCCTTAGCCTTAGTGTATATTTCCTCAAGTACCCTtttgattctcttttatttGATGTGATTGGTGGATATAGCCAAACATATGGGTCCATATTAGATTGGGATAATCACCTTTTAGGTTGAACAGAATTTCTtgcctctttctcttttatcctTTTCCCATCACTGCTTAATTTGATCTGCTTTATCTTGAAAGGGATGTATTACAAGAAGCTCCACTAACTTCATTGTCCCAtgaagatgtgaaaacattccaGTGGgagatttatggaaaaaaaaaaaaattatgaacaaCTAGAGTGTTGTATTTACCACATATGTTCATTGCTTTTAATATGTTATTCTATAGGGTTATGGTCCCCTGGGTCTTTAGGTTCAAGTAGTTCTCTGGAAATGTTCTTTCcctttaatttgaatttaattttagggaaaaagattcTGTAAGTCGACTGTGACCGTGGACGATACGTTAGGATCcactctctctatttctctcctcttcttgtGATATTATCTCTCTTTGCTGGTTATGTATAAAATCATTTCATCACTCCAAATTGGTAAGAGGACTTTTCCCTTAACTTAATAAGAAATCCTCTAGTTTAGGGCTTCCTTCACCCTCATGGCTTggttgtacccaaaaaaaaaaaggtgagcaGAACCCTACCACCTGTAAGTCAGAGGTACCTCTAACAGTATTCAACAGGCAAGTTGAGCCTGGTCTGATCACAACTCCTCAATCTTgcaattgaatttaaaaaaataagaaaataaataaaaataaaactgcTTAAATCAGAAGGTTGAGGAGGACTTGACAGAATGactgcatgcatgcatgcaagCATCTGTCTCTTATGGCACAAACTTTGAAGGGGAATAGGAACCCATTCCCTTATGTCAGAGGGCTTCATGGGTAAGGGTTGCCATCCGATGACCAAGTCAAATATTTCAGTGAATACAAATGAAGAGAATTAGGGCTAAATATTATGACTTATGAGAAAGACTGAAAGAACTAGTGGGTTATTACGACCCTCATGTGCATTAATTTGGCTTAAAGTTCTATCAGTTGCATGTTAATGAAGGCCTAGATGTGATGGCTCAAGTACACCAAAGCTTGCTTCAAATGTGTGTGTAGATTATATACTCTTCCTTGAGGGGGGAAAATAGTTTGAATGACTAGGTTCGGATCACATGATTCACATTACCAAAACTGACTTGAAATGTGTGTGTAGATTATATACTCTTTACTTTAGGGGGAAAATAGTTTGAATGAAAGAACTACAGATCACATGATTCACAATTCACACAAACAAACACAGATTTGGGTAAAGATATTGGATGGATTAAAACTACTCAAAGTACAAAGAACCCTAAAACtacaagaaaaatagaaacatatgAGAAGATCCACCCCTTTTATCCATACAAAATGTGGGCCTTAATTACATTGGAAAATTAGGGTTATCAACTCTACACAGACTCCTCTTGGATCCTACATAGCATTTGATGAACAGCTGTAGCAATTTCATCCACTGAAGTAAGTTGGCATTCTTCCTCAACCTgtcccattattttttttccacaaaTTTAGAAATAAAGCTCAATTAATAATAGATATTTTTCATTTActaaaaagaatcaaagaaagcGGAAGTTCTTCCTAGAGTGTGAGACTCCAaacttttgaaaaagaaaagggaagaaagtgataataaatgaaaaaaaaaggtgtaacCAGTGCATTAGGCTTCTGTCACTACGAAAGCCCTGTTTAAAAAACCGTGACCAttcaaccttaccgttgcattGAAGTCCACCCTCTAAATGAGAATGGGGTAGTAAATAATAACTAACATAGCTGTTCAAGCTAACCTTGACACTGAAAGAGTAGAGGGCCATTTGATCAACGGTTGTAACATTGAGGTGGAGGACAGTGAGTCTGAGACCTTGGAACCCGGACACCATCTTCAAGAGCTGTTTAGGTCTTCTCCTTGAGAGCACTTTGAGGTTGGCATGGCTTTCCACCATGGTCACTTCGATGTCTGCAATGGCTGATTTATTCTCAGCCACAGATTCATTTAAAGACCCCAAGTGGTTGGAGGGAGCTGAGATTGAGGAGTACTGAGGAAAGGTGAAGAAATCTgcaaatggagaagagaaactaGGGTCTGATTGTTGCTTAATTCTCTTCTCAGCTTCTAGAGATTGAAGGAGTTGCTCTAGCTCCTTCACAAAATTAATAGCTCCCCCTATGATAGATGCTTGGTCtccctattaaaaaaaaaaaaaaaagataaagccAATTTGTCAGAGATATAAATGCTTATAAGGATTTGAACACCCCCTTCTTAACAATTTGTCAGAGATATAAATGCTTATAAGGATTTGAGCACCCTCCTCTTAACGGTTAGTTTTAAGGAAGAGTTCTACCGACCCTCTGAACAAAAGATGGAGGCATCAAAGAACGGAGCACGGCGAGATACTCGTTCATCTGTTTCCGACGATTACGTTCGACGGCAATGTGGGTCATCCTTTGATTTTCcacttcttctttgttcttgcaACTCCTAGTGCGTCGTCTCTTACGTCGACCAGGCAGCGGTAGCGGTGGCGGTAGCGGTGGCGGAGATTTCATCTGTGCAAAGTCACTGCCGGAGAATCCGTCGCCGGTGCAAGCCTCCGGGGACGAATTGGTTTCCCAATACTCCTTCACATTTTGTACcatggaagatgaagaagtgtCCCAATTCCCACTGAAACATTGGTCTATATTCTTGTCAAGAACAACCTCTTCAAACCttactttctcttcttcttctgctacaCCAAAATCGTAGCTCCAACCTCCTCCTATGGTGTACAAGTCCTTGCAGCCATAACTCAACAGGTCTTGAGAGAACACTACAGCTTCCAAagccatcctctctctctctagaatccTAGTGTGTTTTCTAGTGATTAGAGGTCTTTAACTCTCACACAGAGACAAATATATAAAGAAGTCTAtaggtttcttaaaacagaactGGAGAAGCCCCTCTCCAGCGAATTGGAAGTGTGATTCTATCGACCCCAGAGTGTAAGctagagaagagagatagagagaaatcgatccagagagagagagagagaacatgttCTTTTGTATAATTTATTTGTCgatgggataaaaaaaaaaaaattctcagagGGGTTTTGTTTGATTTGGTAATAATGACGGTCGGACGTAAGAcccaagaggaaagaaagagagagaagaaagagagaaaggaaaaaggcTGACAATAAGAGATTCTGGTAGAAATGGTGGGGGAAagacacgagagagagagagagagagagagagagagagagagagactacgTAGAGATGAGCAGAGGCTGAGCTTGGTTCAGGTACGGGACATGTGGAGGGGAATCCATGTGACCACACAAACAAAGCCACACTGCAATCATCTACGATAAAGACTAACTCCCTTTCCCAAGATGCTTGTCTTCTTTTGTGCATCAACCCAACATTTTTGAGAATCTCACTACTGTACCACTATTCCCCTGATCTTCAAATCTtagttctttctcttttttttattgtttcttcttctcccatgaATATTCAATATTCAATTCACCGGCTCCTTATTTAACTAAGCTTAGTATGAAGTTAAgtttagttaatttaattaattaggtctTATTAGGAGTCACTAATCCTAGTGAAGTATTACGTTTCATTATTTGTTATTTGATAGTATATAAGTTAGATCGTGTGAAAGAGGATTTCATATACATCTAAATGACTAAATTTTAATCCGAAATAAACATGAAAAATCACTCAAACTATGATTCAAAATTATTctattaaattattaaaatgCCATCAAATGAAGATGAATATTACTATTTGGATTGAAGTAGGCTAAGGATAGGATGGAGCGTGGAGGAGATTTGGAGCGACACCAGTGAATTACAACTTTTTTGGGACCCTAATGCCAAATTGTGGCCTTtgagggttttacttttactaATGGTTTTTGATGTACAGTTTAATCCTAATCTCTTTCTGTTCAAGCTCAGGCCTACCAACGAATTGATACTTTTTGTTAGAAAATTATCCCAACTCTCATTATCTAATAAATCTACAATTAATTGTGGTCCACAGAACATAGATTTATCTAATATATTTTGAATAGATTTTacttaaggctctctttggtatgatttctatttgtatttattaactattttttataaattatttgtgacaataaattatgggcCACAAATAGTCtttgtttggttactatttataaaatagattatataatgagaaaataggtttcaggtTTCACCTTCAGTTTTGAGCttcgagcgagagagatgatagaatttgagattttttattggaaaagtatgAAGCATACTGAAGTTACCaatttacctttgattttgaataTTTTAGCACACATGCTCAGTTAAGGTAgtgcaaaaatcaacataaatgatttgttgccacaaatcacaaatagcttgagagtaatttgtgatttgtgatttattctaatttattataaatagaaataagtgctataaattataccaaaaacttgtaaaaatagaaatgagtaaaataaatacaagtagaaatcaaaccaaagagagccttagttatttaaaaaagaaaaaaaagaagaaaaaaagaagatgaatatTAAATACAAAATGACACATTTTGTAATTGGGAGAGGGTTTCCTAAAAGATAATGTGGCATCGCAGAAACGTGAGGATCAATGGGAGCACatataaaagaatcaattacaatgagattttttttttcatgaggtgagatggtcatttcaccccctcCTAGTGTTTGGGTGCAGAGATTGTGTTGCCTTCTAGGCTCTTGTAATCTTAGCTACTCCTTctattcattttaagctaaaattGTACCAATGAGATGCTTGCTTGGTCTTCTATCACATGAACTAATTTATGTACTATCATATGGCAAATAGTGAAGCATTATACTTCATAAAGCATAATgataaaaagaaaaccctaatttaattATAGCCAGTATCTtccctaaaatgaaaaaataggtTTATAAGCTTTGGTTTCTCCTTACGTTCTCCTCCTCACTttcttagttctcttctcttccaaaaGAATGATGTTTGCACCAATATACTAGTTTATAAGTTTATGGATGATAGAACAATACCTGGTCAAGTAGCAAATGAACAGACAAAGACATCAACCACACTGGGGCATGGCTATCATTTCGTACTCCTTGTCTTGGCATAGAGGGCACGACCAGAGACCGTTCTTTTTCATATGTTATTTATAGTAAAATTATACTGTTCTTCATGTACGAATGACATTACTAAAGTCTTAATCATTGATCTTAAGACCTTAATTAAACAAGCCAATAATTCAATTTGGCAACCCTTTGAATGTATCATcactttgtttgtttttgtgatACGATGAAGATTTTGTCCTTGAGAAGAGTCCAATTTGGTTAATTTAATTCAAAAAGTTTAACTGAGAttctaattttagtttcttGAGGCTTCTTTtgtagatatttataggtaCATGGCAGCtgtatatatattattctaAAAGTATTTAATCGGTCACCTGCACAAGTTTCTAATCAGAATATCAGATACTGTACCGAATTACCTCCTACGCTAGCAACCAAATTATTAAAAAGAATCATATTGTACGATTTGAAAATCAATAATTGTTTAACATGGTCCAGTCAATTCGGAATTCTATGGAATTATTAGTGGCTTTTCTTATAATTGTAATGGTGATAAGATTGAGCAAAAGGGTTGAATCAATCATAAAagcaaatttaaaagtatttcaATCAAATATTCTTTTTATATTGACATGCATTCTTGTGTATGTTAGTATAATTATATCCATATTGATACTTCAACTGTTATGCATGTAGAAACGTAATCctaaatgatgcagaagataatgaaaaaacaagaacaagtaaTGCACAGTggtttacgaggtttggcaagattgcctatgtctgcgatcgatgagatgagattctgcttcactattaatggagaataggattataaCGCTCATCttcacacctcttagtatttcttacattatagagaaagaaaacctcgctacaaatatatagcaaaaaaccctaatccaaaaagtacgGAGCttccctcaaataaaaaatttgagtggAGAGCTGCATCCCCCTACACCCCCACTATGTGGGGGGCCTCCTgtccccttgcaacccccacgaccCACTAACTGGTTAATGGAACCGTCGTCCTGCCTGTTGAGGCACCTGCACTAGTACTCTCtgaattaaactgtgacggaatacaagacattgtacaccaacaatGTGATCTTAATTTTTGTAATGATAAGTTTTGTTATTGAATGAACACTATATAAATTGAAACTTAACATATAAGTAGGAAACCTTGATATCTATCTGTATATAAATTTGTTTTGATAAAACTTATACACAAAATTTCAACCATATCTAACCTACCAATAAATGACAAATATAGGTATGCAAACAAGGAATTTGTTTCTAGTGTGTTAAACAAAGAACCTTGAGCCCATGAAAGAGAGTGTGGTTTTGCCTACAGACTAGGTGTGTCAAAGTTTAGCCTGAAGTTGCTGGACCaataaaaattgattgattCAGATTCAACTTAACCAAATGAAACTTTCATCGAGTCGGTTTTGGCTTGGGGTTTTATGGAGCCGACAAACAAGGGGGTGAAAttaggggtgttaatcggttcggtttaggtttaaatggtgcggatcagtttggttcacatttatttgactaaaactaTAATCGCactatttattaaacggttctACTTTCTGAAACTgtgaccatttagtaaacggtttatgtttccatggtttctaaacggtgttgatttcacggttttaaacggttttgatttcgatttattccatacggtttgtaaaatggttcacaatcggtttgttataacttgcaaccatctctaaactgaagatcataagcttatcaaaaaataattggcaaccacaaataagagattctataatAACGATGATATATCTTAAAAGTGATAATCTAATGCTATTTGTTTGCATGGACATTCTCAAACGTTtagaattaatatcatacaacatccaaatccaacattttacagcataaaatattaaaatgataggTGGTTTAGctaaaacaccccatctatgataacataataacatagtaacatatatagattacaagttcattatctaaagcctaaacttgaactgaattacaAAAAATCATACAAAAGCAGGAtagacacttaatttaattgttaattgttatacagattattgccctttctttatttaattgtatacggattaatcggatcggtttaaacggtttaaacggttttaaatgattcagtttaaacggttcaatttggtttgaaatcaACAGGTTCACTGGttaaaaccgactcaacccgtttagctaatcggcctaaaacttgaaactataaccgtatcatttactaaacggttttgcggttTTAGTGTAAATGGATTGATTCGATTTCGATTACAAATTTACATCCGTAGGTGAAATGACAACTTTACCACTATGATATACAAAATATCT is a window from the Macadamia integrifolia cultivar HAES 741 chromosome 5, SCU_Mint_v3, whole genome shotgun sequence genome containing:
- the LOC122078674 gene encoding transcription factor bHLH94-like, with amino-acid sequence MALEAVVFSQDLLSYGCKDLYTIGGGWSYDFGVAEEEEKVRFEEVVLDKNIDQCFSGNWDTSSSSMVQNVKEYWETNSSPEACTGDGFSGSDFAQMKSPPPLPPPLPLPGRRKRRRTRSCKNKEEVENQRMTHIAVERNRRKQMNEYLAVLRSLMPPSFVQRGDQASIIGGAINFVKELEQLLQSLEAEKRIKQQSDPSFSSPFADFFTFPQYSSISAPSNHLGSLNESVAENKSAIADIEVTMVESHANLKVLSRRRPKQLLKMVSGFQGLRLTVLHLNVTTVDQMALYSFSVKVEEECQLTSVDEIATAVHQMLCRIQEESV